A genomic segment from Streptomyces sp. TLI_235 encodes:
- a CDS encoding LacI family transcriptional regulator, translating to MTLEHVAKVAGVSRATVSRVVNGKSTVDPELRRIVEEAVAATNYVPNSAARSLVTRRTNSVALVVSEAERRGQPLDPFVGRMFTDPHFGRVVSGVIQVLRPQGMQMVLMLADDAESRGQLQGYLRQGHVDGVILVSSHASDPLPQWLTEARMPAVLASRPASSCSIAYVDVDQREGVRLAVDHLVGLGRQRIATISGPLDMPASRERLDGYREALAAHGRDEIVHVEGDFTQDGGATAMRALLERAPDLDAVFIASDLMALGALPVLSRSGRRVPEDVAVVGFDDSSAALACDPQLTTVRQPVEDMAAEMARLVLRQIAEPAKTMPMVVFRPTLVVRQSA from the coding sequence GTGACGCTGGAACACGTCGCCAAGGTGGCCGGCGTGTCCCGTGCGACCGTCTCCCGCGTGGTGAACGGCAAGTCCACCGTCGATCCCGAGCTGCGCCGGATCGTCGAGGAGGCCGTCGCCGCGACCAACTACGTGCCGAACTCCGCGGCCCGCTCACTCGTCACCCGGCGCACCAACTCGGTCGCGCTGGTGGTCTCCGAGGCGGAGCGCCGCGGCCAGCCGCTCGACCCGTTCGTCGGCCGGATGTTCACGGACCCGCACTTCGGGCGGGTGGTGAGCGGCGTGATCCAGGTGCTGCGCCCGCAGGGGATGCAGATGGTGCTGATGCTGGCGGACGACGCCGAGTCGCGCGGCCAGTTGCAGGGCTACCTGCGGCAGGGCCACGTGGACGGCGTGATCCTGGTGTCCTCGCACGCCTCCGACCCGCTGCCGCAGTGGCTGACCGAGGCCCGCATGCCGGCCGTGCTGGCCTCCCGTCCGGCTTCGTCCTGCTCGATCGCCTACGTGGACGTGGACCAGCGCGAGGGCGTGCGGCTGGCCGTGGACCACCTGGTCGGGCTGGGCCGGCAGCGGATCGCCACGATCAGCGGGCCGCTGGACATGCCGGCCAGCCGGGAGCGGCTGGACGGGTACCGCGAGGCGCTGGCGGCGCACGGCCGCGACGAGATCGTCCATGTGGAGGGCGACTTCACCCAGGACGGCGGGGCCACCGCGATGCGGGCGCTGCTGGAGCGCGCGCCCGACCTGGACGCGGTGTTCATCGCCTCCGACCTGATGGCCCTCGGGGCGCTGCCGGTGCTGTCGCGCAGCGGCCGGCGGGTGCCGGAGGACGTGGCGGTGGTCGGCTTCGACGACAGCAGTGCGGCGCTGGCCTGCGACCCGCAGCTGACCACGGTGCGCCAGCCGGTGGAGGACATGGCGGCGGAGATGGCCCGGTTGGTGCTGCGGCAGATCGCCGAGCCGGCGAAGACCATGCCGATGGTGGTCTTCCGGCCGACGCTGGTGGTCCGCCAGTCGGCCTGA
- a CDS encoding DDE family transposase, with protein MLAAKFETILPHLDERQRRLLLGAEARSIGHGGIRLVARAAGVREATVSLGVGELDSGDPPLGRARRPGGGRKRVADLDPGLRDALLALVEPNERGDPMSPLRWTCKSTRALAVELTARGHRVSADTVGDLLREEGFSLQANAKTIEGRQHPDRDAQFNYINEQAKAHQAGGEPVISVDTKKKELVGPYKSGGREWERAGRPVEVSTHDFPDKELGKAIPYGVYDLAANTGWVSVGCDHDTAAFAVESIRRWWKSRGSLDYPAASRLLITADAGGSNGYRTRAWKTELAALALETGLEITVCHFPPATSKWNKVEHRLFSHITMNWRGRPLTSHEVVVNSIAATTTRTGLTVHAELDTDTYPTGVTVGDRQMDALPLDRHTWHGDWNYTLRPEPYAEINEAPDPFDQPSPDLAWLRHPHRRRVGHPDHPAPGPPRRPARGPARQTARPPAPHQGRRHHRPPTRPHPRRPPPGRPAPPATRPPAGRRRPALPGHARNRQPPHPRHPPAPPGRRAHHRTHRTPACRPGRPP; from the coding sequence ATGCTGGCAGCGAAGTTCGAGACGATCCTGCCGCATCTGGATGAGCGGCAACGCCGTCTGTTGTTGGGTGCGGAGGCGAGGTCGATCGGTCACGGCGGGATCAGGCTGGTCGCCCGGGCCGCCGGGGTCCGTGAGGCGACGGTGTCGTTGGGGGTGGGCGAGCTGGATTCCGGCGATCCGCCGCTGGGTCGGGCGAGGCGGCCGGGCGGTGGCCGCAAGCGGGTCGCCGACCTGGATCCCGGCTTGCGGGACGCGCTGCTGGCATTGGTGGAGCCGAACGAGCGTGGGGATCCGATGTCGCCACTGCGGTGGACCTGCAAGTCGACCCGTGCCCTGGCGGTCGAGTTGACCGCCAGGGGACATCGCGTCTCGGCCGACACGGTCGGCGATCTGCTGCGCGAGGAGGGATTCAGCCTGCAGGCCAACGCCAAGACCATCGAGGGCCGGCAACACCCGGACCGGGACGCCCAGTTCAACTACATCAACGAGCAGGCCAAGGCCCACCAGGCCGGCGGCGAGCCGGTGATCAGCGTGGACACGAAGAAGAAGGAACTCGTCGGCCCCTACAAGAGCGGCGGCCGCGAGTGGGAACGCGCCGGCCGGCCGGTCGAGGTGTCCACCCACGACTTCCCCGACAAGGAACTCGGCAAGGCGATCCCTTACGGCGTCTACGACTTGGCCGCGAACACCGGGTGGGTCAGCGTCGGATGCGACCACGACACCGCCGCGTTCGCGGTCGAGTCGATCCGCCGTTGGTGGAAGAGCCGCGGCAGCCTCGACTACCCGGCCGCGTCCCGGTTGTTGATCACCGCCGACGCCGGCGGCTCCAACGGCTACCGCACCCGCGCCTGGAAGACGGAACTCGCCGCCCTGGCCCTGGAAACCGGCCTGGAGATCACCGTGTGTCACTTTCCGCCCGCGACTTCAAAATGGAACAAGGTCGAACACCGGCTGTTCTCCCACATCACGATGAACTGGCGCGGCAGGCCGCTGACCAGCCACGAAGTGGTCGTGAACAGCATCGCCGCGACCACCACCCGCACCGGCCTGACCGTCCACGCCGAGCTCGACACCGACACCTACCCCACCGGCGTGACCGTCGGCGACCGACAGATGGACGCCCTGCCGCTGGACCGGCACACCTGGCACGGCGACTGGAACTACACGCTGCGGCCCGAGCCCTACGCCGAGATCAACGAAGCCCCGGATCCCTTCGACCAGCCAAGCCCCGACCTCGCCTGGCTGCGGCACCCTCACCGCCGCCGAGTGGGACACCCTGATCACCCGGCTCCTGGCCCTCCACGACGCCCAGCGCGAGGGCCAGCTCGACAAACGGCGCGGCCACCGGCCCCGCATCAAGGGCGACGGCACCACCGGCCGCCGACCCGTCCTCACCCTCGCCGACCGCCTCCTGGCCGTCCTGCTCCACCAGCGACACGGCCTCCCGCAGGTCGCCGTCGCCCGGCTCTTCCAGGTCACGCCCGAAACCGTCAACCGCCGCATCCGCGACATCCGCCAGCTCCTCCAGGCCGCCGGGCACACCATCGAACCCACCGGACCCCGGCTTGCCGACCTGGACGCCCTCCGTGA
- a CDS encoding Rieske Fe-S protein: protein MTDPPGTEGTSPEHAALVDRISADSLTTRRDYLRIVATVSGGLAVGATLVSAGVLPRHGDGSATPLRIADRIGRGQAVSFAYPSEDDRAIAARLADGTLVGYSTICTHLACGVVRRSDHGPDGDLYCPCHEGEFDIRTGEVTAGPPPRPLPKVLLVEDARGAVWAVGTARSGEPEEAGLCRSLREQDPDLADRIGCGS from the coding sequence ATGACCGATCCGCCCGGCACCGAAGGGACTTCGCCCGAGCACGCCGCCCTGGTCGACCGGATCTCCGCCGACTCCCTCACCACCCGCCGCGACTACCTGCGGATCGTCGCCACCGTCTCCGGCGGACTCGCCGTCGGCGCCACCCTCGTCTCCGCCGGCGTGCTGCCCCGGCACGGCGACGGCTCCGCCACCCCCCTGCGGATCGCCGACCGGATCGGCCGCGGCCAGGCCGTCTCCTTCGCCTACCCAAGCGAGGACGACCGGGCGATAGCCGCCCGGCTCGCGGACGGCACGCTCGTCGGCTACTCCACCATCTGCACCCACCTCGCCTGCGGAGTCGTCCGCCGATCCGACCACGGGCCTGACGGCGACCTCTACTGCCCGTGCCACGAGGGCGAGTTCGACATCCGTACCGGGGAGGTGACGGCCGGACCGCCGCCGCGGCCGCTGCCGAAGGTCCTGCTGGTCGAGGACGCCCGCGGTGCGGTCTGGGCGGTCGGCACCGCGCGCTCCGGCGAGCCCGAGGAGGCCGGGCTCTGCCGCAGCCTGCGCGAGCAGGACCCGGACCTCGCCGACCGGATCGGGTGCGGCTCGTGA
- a CDS encoding Fe-S-cluster-containing dehydrogenase component, producing the protein MLGRTVFIDPGRCIGCQACVSACRECDSHRGKSMIHLDYPDEGHSVASLPTLCMHCEDPVAPCAQVCPADAILITADGVVQEADPTRCIGCANCLNACPFGVPKIDLEAKLQMKCNLCYDRTSYGLAPMCATVCPTGALFYGTIEELQAERPGVEVSAQFSFGAAEVATGVAVVVPAERRAPVPGGLLPLVEVNGRPTPGNGAAR; encoded by the coding sequence ATGCTCGGCAGGACCGTCTTCATCGACCCCGGGCGCTGCATCGGCTGTCAGGCCTGCGTCTCGGCCTGCCGCGAGTGCGACTCGCACCGCGGAAAGTCGATGATCCACCTCGACTACCCGGACGAGGGCCACTCGGTGGCCTCCCTGCCCACCCTCTGCATGCACTGCGAGGACCCGGTCGCCCCCTGCGCCCAGGTCTGCCCGGCCGACGCCATCCTGATCACCGCCGACGGCGTCGTCCAGGAGGCCGACCCGACCCGCTGCATCGGCTGCGCCAACTGCCTCAACGCCTGCCCGTTCGGCGTGCCCAAGATCGACCTGGAGGCCAAGCTCCAGATGAAGTGCAACCTCTGCTACGACCGCACCTCGTACGGGCTGGCACCGATGTGCGCCACCGTCTGCCCGACCGGCGCGCTCTTCTACGGCACGATCGAGGAACTGCAGGCCGAACGGCCCGGCGTCGAGGTCTCCGCGCAGTTCTCCTTCGGCGCCGCCGAGGTGGCGACCGGGGTCGCCGTCGTGGTGCCGGCCGAACGCCGCGCACCCGTCCCGGGCGGCCTGCTGCCGCTCGTCGAGGTCAACGGGCGCCCCACGCCCGGGAACGGAGCAGCGAGATGA
- a CDS encoding assimilatory nitrate reductase catalytic subunit yields MTDPATRRIDPVIAPPGTRGFRDAGGLPAGGWRADLTDETLVPTHCCFCGVQCGMYLRVNGAGKIFGVEPRNHDINRMRLCPKGLNAYQQVNHPDRLTTPLLRRSRDEPFREAGWDEALDHIAERIRRVQAEYGRDAFGMLGGASLYSEKTYLVGKFARVALRTRNLDYNGRLCMVSAAGANKLAFGIDRAANPFADILQTDCLLIAGANIGECFPVMTQYVWGARDRGAVLIVVDPRQTPVARTADVHVALRSGTDSAFFNAVLNTVVREGLTDEAYLAAHTTGWAEVRRAVAAYTPERAAEICDIPAEQVVQVARLFGGAPRAMAWHARGIEHHTQGVENCLSVINLCTATGNLGRPGRGYGTITGQGNGQGGREHGQKADLLPGGRSILDPVHRREISGIWGIDEAELPTAGTSMMEMVHQMRRREIRGLLGVCNNPFVSLPNHGVVKEGYDILDFHVQLDFFLSETAANAHVVLPVTTWAEDEGVMANAEARVVKHNKAQEPPPGVLTDTRVLCELAERLGAGDKFRFAGSREVFEELRRASAGTVIDYHGITYERLEATGGIAWPCPSVDHPGTPRLFEDGRTYHPDGKVHLQVVEWHPPAEPHDGEYPMTLTTGRTVAHYLSGNQTRRLGGLVEQTPRPWVEVHPAHGFRTGDAVRVVTRRGATVLPALVTEAIRADHVFVPYHWPFPVAANQLTIDALDPRSKIPEYKVCAVRIEHADALDEVPAPPVPPGHTAYPEAQASRTDPLPPTAPQGRGTAERG; encoded by the coding sequence GTGACCGACCCGGCCACCCGCCGCATCGACCCGGTGATCGCGCCGCCCGGCACCCGCGGCTTCCGCGACGCCGGCGGCCTGCCCGCGGGCGGCTGGCGGGCCGACCTCACCGACGAGACCCTGGTGCCCACCCACTGCTGCTTCTGCGGCGTTCAGTGCGGCATGTACCTGCGCGTGAACGGGGCCGGCAAGATCTTCGGCGTCGAACCCCGCAACCACGACATCAACCGGATGCGTCTGTGCCCCAAGGGCCTTAACGCCTACCAGCAGGTCAACCACCCCGACCGGCTCACCACCCCGCTGCTGCGCCGCTCCCGCGACGAGCCCTTCCGCGAGGCCGGCTGGGACGAGGCGCTCGACCACATCGCCGAACGCATCCGCCGCGTCCAGGCCGAGTACGGCCGGGACGCCTTCGGCATGCTCGGCGGTGCCAGCCTCTACTCCGAAAAGACCTACCTGGTCGGCAAGTTCGCCCGGGTCGCACTGCGCACCCGGAACCTCGACTACAACGGCCGGCTCTGTATGGTCAGCGCCGCCGGCGCCAACAAGCTCGCCTTCGGCATCGACCGCGCCGCCAACCCGTTCGCCGACATCCTGCAGACCGACTGCCTGCTGATCGCCGGCGCCAACATCGGCGAGTGCTTCCCCGTGATGACCCAGTACGTGTGGGGCGCCCGGGACCGCGGCGCCGTCCTGATCGTCGTCGACCCCCGGCAGACCCCGGTCGCCCGCACCGCGGACGTGCACGTCGCGCTGCGCTCCGGCACCGACTCGGCCTTCTTCAACGCGGTGCTCAACACCGTCGTCCGCGAGGGCCTCACCGACGAGGCCTACCTCGCCGCGCACACCACCGGCTGGGCCGAGGTCCGGCGGGCCGTCGCCGCCTACACCCCCGAGCGGGCCGCGGAGATCTGCGACATCCCCGCCGAACAGGTCGTCCAGGTCGCCCGGTTGTTCGGCGGCGCCCCGCGCGCCATGGCCTGGCACGCCCGCGGCATCGAGCACCACACCCAGGGCGTGGAGAACTGCCTCTCCGTCATCAACCTGTGCACCGCCACCGGCAACCTCGGCCGCCCGGGCCGCGGTTACGGCACCATCACCGGCCAGGGCAACGGCCAGGGCGGCCGCGAGCACGGCCAGAAGGCCGACCTGCTGCCCGGCGGACGCTCCATCCTCGACCCCGTGCACCGCCGGGAGATCAGCGGGATCTGGGGCATCGACGAGGCCGAACTCCCCACCGCCGGAACCTCGATGATGGAGATGGTGCACCAGATGCGGCGGCGCGAGATCCGCGGTCTGCTCGGCGTCTGCAACAACCCCTTCGTCTCCCTGCCCAACCACGGCGTGGTGAAAGAGGGTTACGACATCCTCGACTTCCACGTCCAGCTCGACTTCTTCCTCTCCGAGACGGCGGCCAACGCCCATGTCGTGCTGCCCGTCACCACCTGGGCCGAGGACGAGGGCGTGATGGCCAACGCCGAGGCCCGGGTGGTCAAGCACAACAAGGCGCAGGAGCCGCCGCCCGGAGTCCTGACCGACACCCGGGTGCTCTGCGAACTCGCCGAACGGCTCGGCGCCGGTGACAAGTTCCGCTTCGCCGGCTCCCGCGAGGTGTTCGAGGAACTGCGCCGCGCCTCGGCCGGCACGGTCATCGACTACCACGGCATCACCTACGAACGGCTGGAGGCGACCGGCGGCATCGCCTGGCCCTGCCCGTCCGTCGACCACCCCGGCACCCCGCGGCTGTTCGAGGACGGCCGCACCTACCACCCCGACGGCAAGGTCCACCTGCAGGTCGTCGAGTGGCACCCGCCGGCCGAACCGCACGACGGCGAGTACCCGATGACCCTGACCACCGGGCGCACCGTCGCGCACTACCTCTCCGGCAACCAGACGCGACGGCTCGGCGGACTGGTCGAACAGACCCCGCGCCCCTGGGTCGAGGTGCACCCCGCGCACGGCTTCCGGACCGGCGACGCCGTCCGCGTCGTCACCCGCCGCGGCGCCACCGTGCTGCCCGCCCTGGTCACCGAGGCCATCCGCGCCGACCACGTCTTCGTGCCGTACCACTGGCCGTTCCCGGTCGCCGCCAACCAGTTGACGATCGACGCCCTCGACCCGCGGTCCAAGATCCCCGAGTACAAGGTGTGCGCCGTCCGGATCGAGCACGCCGACGCCCTGGACGAGGTCCCCGCACCCCCCGTCCCGCCCGGGCACACCGCCTACCCCGAGGCGCAGGCCTCGCGCACCGATCCGCTGCCCCCGACCGCCCCGCAGGGCCGCGGCACCGCCGAGAGGGGCTGA
- a CDS encoding PAS domain S-box-containing protein, with translation MEPNDRDRTDAALLEALFTRAPAGLFVLDPDLRVVRFNTAARGMRGLPPDAVVGRTVEEFAPGFPHEKLTEVARAVLATGNSVRRLQIAGTLPHDPEHQMVASLSVFRLSAPGGRVLGLAVMVEDITEQQATAERLAILHDAQRLIGSTLDASATAGELAEVAIGRFADIVIVDLLDDVLRGRRLPVGPVAADAPLRRTVLRSVEEFRSSVPTGTLVSLTFPTVLTQSMHDHRPRLIARLTADEPLLAADPERARRLAEAGAHSLVVAPLTVHGTALGLAVFIRAGTETPYDEQDLELAAELADRTALSVHRAWQYLYERTVATTLQRRLLPARPPDLPAVDTAYLHLSGDAGADWFDVVPLSGGRVALVCGTVAGRGVEAAATMGQLRTVVQTLARQDLPPEELLGALDETVRRLDEETVPETGGPAVAASCLYLVYDPVTGRCSAAAAGHPTLVPIACDGGLLDFEVPVGPALGRGGGEGYEAVTTELPEGSLLALHTRGLTAGADPGDPAGRDRLRRLLAHPDRSLRELCDDVAYAAVPHRLDEDALLLLARTKVFGSDRVAIWTLPADPAVVATARTLVSQQLTAWGLDAIADDTELIVSELVTNAIRYGRGPVRLRLIRDRGLLCEVTDGNSAAPHMRLARSGDEGGRGLFLVMHLSRTWGTRYGERGKTVWSEQRVPGPVGAATIA, from the coding sequence GTGGAGCCGAACGACCGCGACCGCACCGACGCCGCGCTGCTGGAGGCGCTGTTCACCCGTGCCCCGGCCGGACTGTTCGTGCTCGACCCCGACCTGCGGGTGGTGCGGTTCAACACGGCGGCGCGCGGTATGCGGGGCCTGCCGCCGGACGCCGTGGTCGGCCGGACGGTCGAGGAGTTCGCCCCCGGCTTCCCGCACGAGAAGCTGACCGAGGTCGCCCGGGCCGTCCTCGCCACCGGCAACTCGGTGCGCCGCCTGCAGATCGCCGGGACCCTGCCGCACGACCCGGAGCACCAGATGGTCGCCTCGCTCTCGGTCTTCCGGTTGAGCGCCCCCGGCGGGCGGGTGCTCGGCCTCGCCGTGATGGTCGAGGACATCACCGAGCAGCAGGCCACCGCCGAGCGGCTGGCGATCCTGCACGACGCGCAGCGGCTGATCGGCTCCACGCTGGACGCCTCCGCGACCGCCGGGGAACTCGCCGAGGTGGCGATCGGACGCTTCGCCGACATCGTGATCGTCGACCTGCTGGACGACGTCCTGCGCGGCCGGCGACTGCCCGTCGGCCCGGTCGCCGCCGACGCGCCGCTGCGCCGGACCGTGCTCCGCTCCGTCGAGGAGTTCCGCTCCTCGGTGCCCACCGGCACGCTGGTCTCGCTGACCTTCCCGACCGTGCTCACCCAGAGCATGCACGACCACCGCCCCCGGCTGATCGCCCGCCTCACCGCGGACGAGCCGCTGCTGGCCGCCGACCCGGAACGGGCCCGGCGGCTAGCCGAGGCCGGCGCCCACTCGCTGGTCGTCGCCCCGCTCACCGTGCACGGCACGGCGCTCGGCCTCGCCGTCTTCATCCGCGCCGGCACCGAGACCCCGTACGACGAGCAGGACCTCGAACTCGCGGCCGAGCTGGCCGACCGGACGGCGCTCAGCGTCCACCGCGCCTGGCAGTACCTGTACGAGCGGACCGTCGCCACCACGCTGCAGCGCCGCCTGCTGCCCGCCCGGCCGCCCGACCTGCCCGCCGTCGACACCGCCTACCTGCACCTGTCCGGCGACGCCGGCGCCGACTGGTTCGACGTCGTCCCGCTCTCCGGCGGGCGGGTCGCCCTGGTCTGCGGCACCGTCGCCGGACGCGGCGTGGAGGCGGCCGCCACCATGGGCCAGCTGCGCACCGTCGTGCAGACGCTCGCCCGCCAGGACCTCCCGCCCGAAGAACTGCTCGGCGCCCTCGACGAGACGGTGCGGCGCCTCGACGAGGAGACCGTCCCGGAAACGGGCGGGCCGGCCGTCGCCGCGAGCTGCCTCTACCTCGTCTACGACCCGGTGACCGGCCGGTGCAGCGCCGCCGCGGCCGGCCACCCGACGCTGGTGCCGATCGCCTGCGACGGCGGGCTGCTCGACTTCGAGGTGCCCGTCGGCCCCGCCCTCGGGCGCGGCGGCGGCGAGGGCTACGAGGCGGTCACCACCGAACTGCCCGAGGGCAGCCTGCTCGCCCTGCACACCCGCGGCCTCACCGCCGGCGCCGACCCCGGCGACCCGGCCGGCCGGGACCGGCTGCGCCGCCTGCTCGCGCACCCCGACCGCAGCCTGCGCGAACTCTGCGACGACGTCGCGTACGCCGCCGTGCCGCACCGCCTGGACGAGGACGCGCTGCTGCTGCTCGCCCGGACGAAGGTGTTCGGCAGCGACCGGGTCGCCATCTGGACGCTTCCCGCCGACCCGGCCGTGGTCGCCACCGCCCGCACCCTCGTCTCCCAGCAGCTCACCGCCTGGGGACTGGATGCGATCGCCGACGACACCGAACTGATCGTCAGCGAGCTCGTGACCAACGCGATCCGCTACGGCCGGGGGCCCGTCCGGCTGCGGCTGATCCGCGACCGCGGCCTGCTCTGCGAGGTGACCGACGGCAACTCCGCCGCCCCGCACATGCGGCTCGCCCGCAGCGGGGACGAGGGCGGCCGCGGCCTGTTCCTGGTGATGCACCTGAGCCGCACCTGGGGCACCCGGTACGGGGAGCGCGGCAAGACCGTCTGGTCCGAGCAGCGCGTTCCCGGGCCGGTGGGGGCCGCAACCATCGCATGA
- a CDS encoding PAS domain S-box-containing protein codes for MADDRVWRVLPSPLRELLEGTPGAVGVLDTDLRYVYVNAALARMNGAPAADHIGRTIAEIVPGIDARLDVLRAVLADGVPRETTSSGQTRVPSPLVRRWFHGAYHRLEVDGRIIGLAGIVLEVTASRQQQDELERARERLAMLDSASTRIGTTLDMDATCVELARFLVPELGDAASVDVLPPDDAPDPHTAPGTLRLRRASLVAVPELEECARALGKTGEHIDHQPGSAARRALETGRPVVENLPTDERLGRAAASADRLAALRRGGVHSGMVVPLVARGRALGTVTLIRAGDSPLFTPEDAVVVTDLALRAAVSIDNARRFTREHGIALDLQRALLAEPGAPHPGLEVAFRYRPAGASALVGGDFYETVARPDGTTLLAIGDVMGHSLEAAVEMSHYQAMLRMVASGNLPPGRVLDRMDRLTAPLPTGRPATCLAVVMSPRTGLCTFASAGHLPPALVAPDGTVRLLPVEPGPPLAAGFGGFPEATAQCPPGHHLLLYTDGLVERRDEAIDASLARLTRLRLPPDAGGEQLLDAVLAGLSPTADDDVALLSATLRGG; via the coding sequence GTGGCCGACGACCGTGTGTGGCGCGTGCTGCCGTCCCCGCTCCGCGAGCTGCTGGAGGGCACGCCGGGCGCCGTCGGCGTCCTCGACACCGACCTGCGGTACGTGTACGTGAACGCGGCGCTGGCCAGGATGAACGGCGCGCCCGCCGCCGACCACATCGGCCGCACCATCGCCGAGATCGTGCCCGGCATCGACGCCCGGCTCGACGTGCTGCGGGCCGTGCTCGCCGACGGCGTCCCCCGCGAGACCACCTCCAGCGGCCAGACCCGGGTGCCCTCCCCGCTGGTTCGCCGCTGGTTCCACGGCGCCTACCACCGGCTGGAGGTGGACGGCCGCATCATCGGCCTGGCCGGCATCGTCCTGGAGGTCACCGCCTCCCGGCAGCAGCAGGACGAACTGGAACGCGCCCGCGAACGGCTCGCCATGCTCGACAGCGCATCCACCCGGATCGGCACCACCCTCGACATGGACGCCACCTGCGTGGAACTCGCCCGCTTCCTCGTCCCGGAACTGGGCGACGCCGCCTCGGTGGACGTGCTGCCGCCCGACGACGCCCCCGACCCGCACACCGCCCCCGGCACCCTGCGGCTGCGCCGCGCCTCCCTGGTGGCCGTCCCCGAACTCGAGGAGTGTGCGCGGGCGCTCGGCAAGACCGGCGAGCACATCGACCACCAGCCCGGATCGGCCGCCCGGCGCGCCCTGGAGACCGGCCGCCCGGTGGTGGAGAACCTGCCGACCGACGAACGCCTCGGCCGGGCCGCGGCGAGCGCCGACCGGCTGGCGGCGCTGCGCCGCGGCGGCGTGCACTCCGGGATGGTGGTGCCGCTGGTGGCCCGCGGCCGGGCGCTCGGCACGGTCACCCTGATCCGGGCCGGCGACTCCCCGCTGTTCACGCCGGAGGACGCGGTGGTGGTCACGGACCTGGCGCTGCGGGCCGCGGTCAGCATCGACAACGCCCGGCGCTTCACCCGCGAGCACGGCATCGCCCTCGACCTGCAGCGCGCCCTGCTCGCCGAACCGGGCGCCCCGCACCCCGGCCTGGAGGTGGCCTTCCGCTACCGGCCCGCCGGGGCCAGCGCCCTGGTCGGCGGCGACTTCTACGAGACCGTGGCCCGGCCGGACGGCACCACCCTGCTGGCGATCGGCGACGTCATGGGGCACAGCCTGGAGGCCGCCGTCGAGATGAGCCACTACCAGGCGATGCTGCGGATGGTCGCCTCCGGGAACCTGCCGCCGGGCCGGGTCCTGGACCGGATGGACCGGCTGACCGCCCCGCTGCCCACCGGCCGCCCGGCCACCTGCCTCGCGGTGGTGATGTCGCCGCGGACGGGTCTCTGCACCTTCGCCAGCGCCGGGCACCTGCCGCCCGCCCTGGTCGCCCCCGACGGCACGGTCCGGCTGCTGCCGGTCGAACCGGGGCCGCCGCTCGCCGCCGGGTTCGGCGGCTTCCCCGAGGCCACCGCGCAGTGCCCGCCCGGCCACCACCTGTTGCTGTACACGGACGGGCTGGTCGAACGCCGCGACGAGGCCATCGACGCCTCCCTGGCCCGGCTGACCCGCCTGCGGCTGCCCCCGGACGCCGGCGGCGAACAACTCCTGGACGCCGTCCTCGCCGGCCTCTCCCCCACCGCCGACGACGACGTCGCGCTCCTCTCGGCGACGCTGCGGGGCGGGTGA